In Stenotrophomonas sp. ESTM1D_MKCIP4_1, a single genomic region encodes these proteins:
- a CDS encoding efflux RND transporter permease subunit, whose product MGFSTIFIRRPIATSLLMAGLLLLGILGYRKLPVSALPEIDAPSLVVTTQYPGANATTMASLVTTPLERQFGQISGLELMTSDSSAGLSTIILQFSMDRDIDIAAQDVQAAIRQATLPSSLPYQPVYNRVNPADAAIVTLKLTSDTRPLREVNNYADSILAQRLSQVQGVGLVSIAGNVRPAVRIQVNPAQLSNMGLTMEELRSALTQANVNAPKGSLNGKTQSYSIGTNDQLASAAEYRDTIISYKNGRPVRLSDVAEVVDGVENDQLAAWADGKPAVLLEVRRQPGANIVQTVERIRAILPQLQGVLPADVHLDVFNDRTETIRASVHEVQFTLILTIGLVVAVIFVFLRRFWATIIPSVAVPLSLAGTFAVMAFAGMSLDNLSLMALVVATGFVVDDAIVMIENIVRYIEQGKSGKEAAEIGARQIGFTVLSLTVSLVAVFLPLLLMPGVTGRLFHEFAWVLSIAVVLSMLISLTLTPMMCAYLLKPDALPEGEDAHERAAAAGKQNLWTRTVGLYERSLDWVLDHQRMTLAVAGGALVLTVLLYVLIPKGLLPEQDTGLITGVVQADQNIAFPQMEQRTKQVAEALRQDPDVTGVSAFIGAGSMNPTLNQGQLSIVLKERGERDGLDEILPRLQKAVAGIPGVALYLKPVQDVTLDTRVAATEYQYSLSDVDPATVATQATRLTEALRKRPELADVDNNLSNQGRALELNIDRDKASVLGVPMQTIDDTLYDAFGQRQISTIFTELNQYRVVLEVAPEFRTSTALMEQLAVASNGAGALTGTNATSFGQVTSSNSSTATGIGAQNTGITVGAGNIIPLSALADSKVTSAPLVVSHQQQLPAVTVSFNIAPGYSLSDAVKAIEETKDSLDMPAHLHAEFIGKAAEFTGSQTDVVWLLLASLVVIYIVLGVLYESYIHPITIISTLPPAGVGALLALMVCGLSLSVDGIVGIVLLIGIVKKNGIMMVDFAIEARRAGANAHEAIRRACLLRFRPIMMTTAAAMLGALPLALGTGIGSELRRPLGIAIVGGLLLSQLVTLYTTPVIYLYMERFSEWLARRREQRALRNGTLQEPQA is encoded by the coding sequence GTGGGCTTTTCGACGATCTTCATCCGCCGTCCCATCGCTACCTCGCTGTTGATGGCGGGTCTGTTGCTGCTGGGCATCCTCGGTTACCGCAAGCTGCCGGTGTCGGCGCTGCCGGAAATCGATGCGCCCAGCCTGGTGGTCACCACCCAGTACCCGGGTGCCAACGCGACCACCATGGCCTCGCTGGTGACCACGCCGCTGGAGCGCCAGTTCGGGCAGATTTCCGGCCTGGAACTGATGACCTCCGACTCCTCGGCGGGCTTGTCGACCATCATCCTGCAGTTCTCGATGGACCGGGACATCGACATCGCCGCACAGGACGTGCAGGCGGCGATCCGCCAGGCCACCCTGCCCTCCTCGCTGCCCTACCAGCCGGTCTACAACCGGGTGAACCCGGCCGATGCGGCCATCGTCACCCTCAAGCTGACCTCGGACACGCGCCCGCTGCGCGAGGTCAACAACTACGCCGATTCCATCCTCGCCCAGCGCCTGTCGCAGGTGCAGGGCGTGGGCCTGGTGTCGATCGCCGGCAACGTGCGCCCGGCCGTGCGCATCCAGGTGAACCCGGCGCAGCTGTCCAACATGGGCCTGACCATGGAGGAGCTGCGCAGCGCGCTCACCCAGGCCAATGTCAACGCGCCGAAGGGTTCGTTGAACGGCAAGACCCAGTCCTACAGCATCGGTACCAACGATCAGCTGGCCAGTGCCGCCGAGTACCGCGACACCATCATCAGCTACAAGAACGGCCGCCCGGTGCGGCTGTCCGATGTGGCCGAGGTGGTGGACGGCGTGGAGAACGACCAGCTGGCCGCATGGGCCGATGGCAAGCCGGCCGTGCTGCTGGAAGTGCGCCGCCAGCCGGGCGCCAACATCGTGCAGACCGTCGAACGCATCCGCGCCATCCTGCCGCAGCTGCAGGGCGTGCTGCCGGCCGACGTGCACCTGGATGTCTTCAACGACCGCACCGAGACCATCCGCGCCTCGGTGCATGAAGTGCAGTTCACCCTGATCCTCACCATCGGCCTGGTGGTGGCGGTCATCTTCGTGTTCCTGCGCCGGTTCTGGGCCACCATCATTCCGTCGGTGGCGGTGCCGCTGTCACTGGCCGGCACGTTTGCGGTGATGGCCTTCGCCGGCATGTCGCTGGACAACCTCTCGCTGATGGCGCTGGTGGTGGCCACCGGCTTCGTTGTGGACGATGCGATCGTGATGATCGAGAACATCGTCCGCTACATCGAGCAGGGCAAGAGTGGCAAGGAAGCGGCCGAGATCGGTGCACGCCAGATCGGCTTCACCGTGCTGTCGCTGACCGTATCGCTGGTGGCGGTGTTCCTGCCGCTGCTGCTGATGCCCGGCGTCACCGGCCGCCTGTTCCATGAGTTCGCCTGGGTGCTGAGCATCGCCGTCGTGCTGTCGATGCTGATCTCGCTGACGCTGACCCCGATGATGTGCGCCTATCTGCTCAAGCCCGACGCCCTGCCCGAGGGCGAGGATGCGCATGAGCGCGCAGCGGCGGCCGGCAAGCAGAACCTGTGGACGCGCACCGTGGGCCTGTACGAGCGCAGCCTGGACTGGGTGCTGGACCACCAGCGCATGACCCTGGCCGTGGCCGGCGGCGCCCTGGTGCTGACCGTGCTGCTGTACGTGCTGATTCCCAAGGGCCTGCTGCCCGAACAGGACACCGGCCTGATCACCGGCGTGGTGCAGGCCGACCAGAACATCGCCTTCCCGCAGATGGAACAGCGTACCAAGCAGGTGGCCGAAGCCCTGCGCCAGGACCCGGACGTGACCGGCGTGTCGGCCTTCATCGGCGCCGGCAGCATGAACCCCACGCTCAACCAGGGCCAGCTGTCGATCGTGCTGAAGGAACGCGGCGAGCGTGACGGCCTGGATGAGATCCTGCCGCGCCTGCAGAAGGCGGTGGCCGGCATCCCCGGCGTGGCGCTGTACCTGAAGCCGGTGCAGGACGTGACCCTGGACACCCGCGTGGCCGCCACCGAGTACCAGTACTCGCTGTCGGACGTGGATCCGGCGACCGTGGCCACCCAGGCCACGCGCCTGACCGAGGCACTGCGCAAGCGCCCGGAACTGGCCGACGTGGACAACAACCTGTCCAATCAGGGCCGTGCCCTGGAACTGAACATCGACCGCGACAAGGCCAGCGTGCTGGGCGTGCCGATGCAGACCATCGATGACACGCTCTACGATGCGTTCGGCCAGCGCCAGATCTCCACCATCTTCACCGAACTCAACCAGTACCGCGTCGTGCTGGAAGTGGCGCCGGAGTTCCGCACCAGCACCGCGCTGATGGAACAGCTGGCGGTGGCCTCCAACGGTGCCGGTGCCCTCACCGGTACCAACGCCACCAGCTTCGGCCAGGTCACTTCGTCCAACTCCTCCACGGCCACCGGCATCGGTGCGCAGAACACCGGCATCACCGTCGGCGCGGGCAACATCATCCCGCTGTCGGCGCTGGCCGACAGCAAGGTCACCAGCGCACCGCTGGTGGTCAGCCACCAGCAGCAGCTGCCGGCGGTGACGGTGTCGTTCAACATCGCCCCGGGCTATTCGCTGTCTGATGCGGTCAAGGCCATCGAGGAGACCAAGGACAGCTTGGACATGCCGGCCCACCTGCATGCCGAGTTCATCGGCAAGGCCGCCGAGTTCACCGGCAGCCAGACCGATGTGGTGTGGCTGCTGCTGGCCTCGCTGGTGGTCATCTACATCGTGCTGGGCGTGCTGTACGAGAGCTACATCCACCCGATCACCATCATCTCCACCCTGCCACCGGCCGGCGTCGGCGCGCTGCTGGCGCTGATGGTGTGCGGGCTCAGCCTGTCGGTGGACGGCATCGTCGGCATCGTGCTGCTCATCGGCATCGTCAAGAAAAACGGCATCATGATGGTGGACTTCGCCATCGAGGCGCGCCGTGCCGGTGCCAACGCGCACGAGGCGATCCGCCGCGCGTGCCTGCTGCGCTTCCGCCCGATCATGATGACCACGGCCGCGGCCATGCTCGGCGCGCTGCCGCTGGCACTGGGCACCGGCATCGGTTCGGAACTGCGTCGTCCGCTGGGCATCGCCATCGTCGGCGGCCTGCTGCTGTCGCAGCTGGTCACGCTGTACACCACGCCGGTGATCTACCTGTACATGGAACGCTTCTCCGAGTGGCTGGCGCGCCGCCGCGAGCAGCGCGCCCTGCGCAACGGCACGCTGCAGGAGCCGCAGGCATGA
- a CDS encoding LysM peptidoglycan-binding domain-containing protein — MSTEKKADFSGVTASVDSTAEKVPKADFSGVTASVDSTAERVDGTYTVQKGDSLSKIAKQHLGDANAWKKIFEANRDVLDDPDKIFPGQTLKLPPK, encoded by the coding sequence ATGAGTACCGAGAAGAAGGCCGATTTCTCCGGCGTCACCGCCAGTGTCGACAGTACCGCCGAGAAGGTTCCCAAGGCGGACTTCTCCGGCGTCACGGCCTCGGTGGACAGCACTGCCGAGCGCGTCGACGGCACCTATACCGTGCAGAAAGGCGATTCGCTGTCGAAGATCGCCAAGCAGCACCTCGGTGATGCCAATGCCTGGAAGAAGATCTTCGAGGCCAACCGCGATGTGCTCGACGACCCGGACAAGATTTTTCCGGGCCAGACCCTGAAGCTGCCACCGAAGTAA
- the queF gene encoding NADPH-dependent 7-cyano-7-deazaguanine reductase QueF (Catalyzes the NADPH-dependent reduction of 7-cyano-7-deazaguanine (preQ0) to 7-aminomethyl-7-deazaguanine (preQ1) in queuosine biosynthesis), whose amino-acid sequence MNTPQDSSLGREVSYPSQYDPGLLFPIPRIGARAEIGLDDAALPFVGHDRWHAFELSWLDPRGKPQVAVATVQVPCTSPRLIESKSFKLYLNSLNSTRVDTAEALRERLVTDLSACAGAPVQVQFGLPPLAEAPLGESIDGLDVAIDCYGPPQADFLSADAGQLVEETLVSALLKSNCPVTGQPDWATVSVRYRGPKIDRAGLLRYLVSYREHAEFHEQCVERIFSEVSARCQPQWLEVEARYTRRGGLDINPWRASHGIAGPAATFRELRQ is encoded by the coding sequence ATGAACACCCCCCAGGACTCCAGCCTCGGTCGCGAGGTCAGTTACCCGTCGCAGTACGATCCCGGCCTGCTGTTTCCCATCCCCCGTATCGGCGCCCGCGCCGAGATCGGCCTCGATGACGCCGCGCTGCCGTTCGTCGGCCACGACCGCTGGCACGCCTTCGAACTGAGCTGGCTCGACCCGCGCGGCAAGCCCCAGGTGGCCGTGGCCACCGTGCAGGTACCGTGCACCTCGCCGCGATTGATCGAATCGAAGTCGTTCAAGCTGTACCTGAACTCCCTCAACAGCACCCGTGTCGACACGGCCGAAGCACTGCGCGAGCGCCTGGTGACCGACCTGTCCGCGTGCGCGGGCGCGCCGGTGCAGGTGCAGTTCGGCCTGCCGCCGCTCGCCGAGGCACCGCTGGGCGAATCCATTGATGGCCTGGACGTGGCAATCGACTGCTATGGCCCGCCGCAGGCCGATTTCCTCTCGGCAGATGCCGGCCAGCTGGTGGAAGAGACCCTGGTCTCGGCCCTGCTGAAATCCAACTGCCCGGTCACCGGCCAGCCGGACTGGGCCACGGTCAGCGTTCGGTATCGCGGCCCGAAGATCGACCGCGCCGGCCTGCTGCGCTATCTGGTCAGCTACCGCGAGCACGCCGAGTTCCACGAGCAGTGCGTGGAGCGCATTTTCAGCGAGGTATCCGCGCGCTGCCAGCCGCAATGGCTGGAAGTGGAAGCGCGCTACACCCGCCGTGGCGGCCTGGACATCAACCCCTGGCGCGCCAGCCACGGCATCGCCGGCCCCGCCGCCACCTTCCGCGAACTGCGCCAGTAA
- a CDS encoding M20 family metallopeptidase codes for MRRSLLLSALLLALPALAHAQQAERPEVTAAAQRLQAQVVEWRRDFHQHPELSNREERTSAEVAKRLRAMGLKPKTGIAHHGVVAIIEGGKPGPKIALRADMDALPVTEQTGLPFASKATAQYRGQTVGVMHACGHDAHTATLLGVAQALVAMKKDLPGQVMLIFQPSEEGAPPPEEGGAALMLKEGLFADFKPEAVFGLHVFSSVQAGQIAVRGGPLMAASDRFGIKVIGRQTHGSAPWNGVDPIVATADLIGTAQTIVSRRTNLSKQPAVLTFGAINGGIRYNIIPDEVEMVGTIRTFDEGMRQQIFADLRNVAEHTAAAHGAKAVTDIYEAEGNPATVNDPALTAKMLPSLQAVVGKDNVYEPPLQMGAEDFSLYAKEVPGIFFFVGSTSVGIDPATAPANHSPKFLLDEKALDVGFRALMQVSLDYLNGAGTPAG; via the coding sequence ATGCGCCGTTCGCTGTTGCTGTCCGCCCTTCTGCTGGCCCTGCCGGCCCTTGCCCATGCCCAGCAGGCCGAGCGCCCGGAGGTGACCGCTGCCGCGCAGCGCCTGCAGGCCCAGGTGGTGGAGTGGCGCCGGGATTTCCACCAGCACCCGGAACTGTCCAACCGCGAGGAGCGCACCTCGGCCGAAGTCGCCAAGCGCCTGCGCGCCATGGGCCTGAAGCCGAAGACCGGCATCGCCCACCACGGCGTGGTGGCGATCATCGAGGGCGGCAAACCCGGCCCGAAGATCGCGCTGCGTGCGGACATGGATGCGTTGCCGGTGACCGAACAGACCGGCCTGCCGTTTGCTTCCAAAGCCACCGCGCAGTACCGCGGCCAGACCGTGGGGGTGATGCATGCCTGCGGCCATGACGCGCACACCGCGACCCTGCTGGGCGTGGCGCAGGCGCTGGTGGCGATGAAGAAGGACCTGCCGGGCCAGGTGATGCTGATCTTCCAGCCGTCCGAAGAGGGTGCGCCGCCGCCGGAGGAGGGTGGTGCCGCGCTGATGCTGAAGGAGGGCCTGTTCGCCGATTTCAAGCCGGAGGCGGTGTTCGGCCTGCATGTGTTCTCCAGCGTGCAGGCGGGCCAGATCGCGGTGCGCGGCGGCCCGCTGATGGCGGCCTCGGATCGTTTCGGCATCAAGGTGATCGGTCGCCAGACCCATGGTTCGGCACCGTGGAATGGTGTGGACCCGATCGTGGCGACCGCCGACCTGATCGGTACCGCGCAGACCATCGTCAGCCGTCGCACCAACCTGTCCAAGCAGCCGGCGGTGCTGACCTTCGGCGCCATCAACGGCGGCATCCGCTACAACATCATTCCCGATGAAGTGGAGATGGTGGGCACCATCCGCACCTTCGACGAAGGCATGCGCCAGCAGATCTTCGCCGACCTGCGCAACGTGGCCGAGCACACCGCTGCTGCGCATGGTGCCAAGGCAGTGACCGATATCTATGAGGCCGAAGGCAACCCGGCGACGGTGAACGACCCGGCGCTGACGGCGAAGATGCTGCCCAGCCTGCAGGCGGTGGTGGGCAAGGACAATGTGTACGAGCCTCCGCTGCAGATGGGAGCGGAGGATTTCTCGCTGTACGCGAAGGAAGTGCCGGGCATCTTCTTCTTCGTCGGTTCCACCAGCGTGGGCATCGACCCGGCGACGGCGCCGGCGAATCATTCGCCGAAGTTCCTGCTGGATGAGAAGGCGCTGGATGTCGGGTTCCGGGCGTTGATGCAGGTGAGCCTGGATTACTTGAACGGTGCTGGCACTCCGGCGGGGTGA
- a CDS encoding efflux RND transporter permease subunit, whose amino-acid sequence MNLSGPFIRRPIGTALLAIGLFMIGLICYLRLGVSALPNVEIPVIFVHANQAGADAATMASTVTAPLERHLGQLPGIDRMRSSSSEGSSLVFMIFQSDRNIDSAALDVQTAINSAQADLPSGLGSPMYQKANPNDDPVIAIALTSQTQSADELYNVADSLLAQRIRQISGVASVDIAGASTPAVRVDVNLRLMNALGLTADDLRNAVRAANVTSPTGFLSDGNTTTAIIANDSVARAADFAELVVKTQGDGRVIRLKDIANVYDGQQDAYQAAWFNHKPAVVMYVFTRAGANIVETVDRVKAQIPALRDYLQPGTTMTPYFDRTPTIRSSLHEVQITLLISLAMVVLTMALFLRRLAPTLIAAVTVPLSLAGAALVMYALGFTLNNLSLLALVIAIGFVVDDAIVVIENIMRHLDEGMPRLQAAFTGAREIGFTIVSITASLVAVFIPLLFASGMMGAFFREFTVTLVAAIVVSMIVSLTLTPALCSRFLSAHDHTAAPSRFGRWLDAGHDRMLRIYTVFLDFSLRHALLLSLTPLILIGVTIFLFGAVKKGAFPPQDTGLIWGRANSSATVSFEDMVSRQRRITDMLMADPAVKTVGVRLGSGRQGSSAQFNVELKSRKDGRRETTAHALARLSAKADRYPDLQLRLRAIQDLPSNDGGGTSQGAQYRISLQGNDLAALQEWLPKLQAALKKNPKLRDVGTDVDNAGLRQNIEIDRAKAARLGISVGAIDGALYGAFGQRQISTIYSDINQYSVVVNALPSQTATPAALDEVYVKARSGEMVPITAVARQAPGLAPSQITHENQYTTMDLSYNLAPGVSAGEAKAIIDATVAGMRMPGDIRLADDAGFGFNSDPSDMLILVLAAILTVYLVLGMLYESLIHPVTILSTLPAAGVGALLALFGTNTELSVISMIALVLLIGIVKKNAIMMIDFALVAQREHGLAPREAAREASIVRFRPIMMTTMVAILAAVPLAIGLGEGSELRRPLGIAMIGGLLFSQSLTLLSTPALYVIFSCLAERWRARRARKREAKLLKRAQRA is encoded by the coding sequence ATGAACCTGTCCGGTCCCTTCATCCGCCGCCCGATCGGCACCGCCCTGCTGGCCATCGGCCTGTTCATGATCGGCCTGATCTGCTATCTGCGGCTGGGCGTGTCGGCGCTGCCCAATGTCGAGATCCCGGTGATCTTCGTGCATGCCAACCAGGCCGGCGCGGATGCGGCAACCATGGCCTCCACGGTGACCGCGCCGCTGGAACGCCACCTCGGCCAGCTGCCGGGCATCGACCGCATGCGCTCGTCGAGCTCGGAGGGCAGCTCGCTGGTGTTCATGATCTTCCAGTCCGACCGCAACATCGATTCGGCCGCACTGGATGTACAGACCGCGATCAATTCAGCACAGGCCGACCTGCCCTCCGGGCTGGGGTCGCCGATGTACCAGAAGGCGAATCCGAACGACGATCCGGTCATCGCCATCGCCCTGACCTCGCAGACGCAGTCGGCCGATGAGCTGTACAACGTCGCCGATTCGCTGCTGGCCCAGCGCATCCGCCAGATCAGCGGCGTGGCCTCGGTGGATATTGCCGGTGCCTCGACGCCGGCCGTGCGCGTGGACGTCAACCTGCGCCTGATGAACGCCCTCGGCCTGACCGCCGATGATCTGCGCAATGCCGTGCGTGCGGCCAACGTGACCTCGCCCACCGGCTTCCTCAGCGACGGCAACACCACCACGGCGATCATCGCCAACGATTCGGTGGCGCGCGCCGCCGATTTCGCCGAGCTGGTGGTCAAGACCCAGGGCGATGGCCGGGTGATCCGCCTGAAGGACATCGCCAACGTCTACGACGGCCAGCAGGATGCCTACCAGGCCGCGTGGTTCAACCACAAACCGGCCGTGGTGATGTACGTGTTCACCCGTGCCGGCGCCAACATCGTCGAAACCGTGGACCGGGTGAAAGCGCAGATTCCCGCGCTGCGCGACTACCTGCAGCCCGGCACCACGATGACGCCGTACTTCGACCGCACACCAACCATCCGCTCGTCGCTGCATGAAGTGCAGATCACCCTGCTGATCAGCCTGGCGATGGTGGTGCTGACCATGGCGCTGTTCCTGCGCCGGCTGGCGCCCACGCTGATCGCCGCGGTCACCGTGCCGCTGTCGCTGGCCGGTGCCGCGCTGGTGATGTACGCGCTGGGCTTCACCCTCAACAACCTCAGCCTGCTGGCCCTGGTGATCGCGATCGGCTTTGTCGTGGACGATGCGATCGTGGTCATCGAGAACATCATGCGCCACCTCGACGAGGGCATGCCACGCCTGCAGGCGGCCTTCACCGGTGCGCGCGAGATCGGCTTCACCATCGTCTCGATCACCGCCTCGCTGGTGGCGGTGTTCATTCCGCTGCTGTTCGCCAGCGGCATGATGGGCGCGTTCTTCCGCGAGTTCACCGTGACCCTGGTGGCGGCCATCGTGGTCTCGATGATCGTCTCGCTCACCCTGACTCCGGCGCTGTGCAGCCGCTTCCTCAGCGCCCACGACCACACCGCCGCCCCGTCGCGCTTCGGCCGCTGGCTCGATGCCGGGCATGACCGCATGCTGCGCATCTACACGGTGTTCCTGGACTTCTCGCTGCGCCACGCGCTGCTGCTGTCGCTCACCCCGCTCATCCTGATCGGCGTCACCATCTTCCTGTTCGGGGCGGTGAAGAAGGGCGCGTTCCCGCCGCAGGACACCGGCCTGATCTGGGGCCGCGCCAATTCCAGCGCCACGGTGTCCTTCGAGGACATGGTGTCGCGCCAGCGCCGCATCACCGACATGCTGATGGCCGACCCGGCGGTGAAGACCGTGGGCGTGCGCCTGGGCAGCGGCCGCCAGGGCTCCAGCGCGCAGTTCAACGTCGAGCTGAAGTCGCGCAAGGATGGCCGCCGCGAAACCACCGCCCATGCGCTGGCACGCCTGAGTGCCAAGGCCGACCGCTACCCCGACCTGCAGCTGCGCCTGCGTGCGATCCAGGATCTGCCCAGCAACGACGGCGGCGGCACCAGCCAGGGCGCGCAGTACCGCATCTCGCTGCAGGGCAACGACCTGGCCGCGCTGCAGGAATGGCTGCCCAAGCTGCAGGCCGCACTGAAGAAGAACCCGAAGCTGCGTGATGTCGGCACCGATGTCGACAACGCCGGCCTGCGCCAGAACATCGAGATCGACCGCGCCAAGGCCGCACGCCTGGGTATTTCCGTCGGTGCCATCGATGGTGCGCTGTACGGTGCGTTCGGTCAGCGCCAGATCTCCACGATCTACTCGGACATCAACCAGTACAGCGTGGTGGTGAACGCGCTGCCGTCGCAGACCGCCACCCCGGCTGCACTGGACGAGGTGTACGTGAAGGCGCGCAGCGGCGAGATGGTGCCGATCACCGCGGTGGCCCGCCAGGCGCCGGGGCTGGCGCCGTCGCAGATCACCCACGAAAACCAGTACACGACGATGGACCTGAGCTACAACCTCGCACCGGGCGTCAGCGCAGGCGAGGCCAAGGCGATCATCGACGCGACGGTGGCGGGCATGCGCATGCCGGGGGACATCCGCCTGGCCGACGATGCGGGCTTCGGGTTCAATTCCGATCCCAGCGACATGCTGATCCTGGTGCTGGCCGCGATCCTGACCGTCTACCTGGTGCTGGGCATGCTGTACGAAAGCCTGATCCATCCGGTCACGATCCTGTCCACCCTGCCGGCGGCGGGTGTGGGCGCATTGCTGGCCCTGTTCGGTACCAACACCGAGCTGTCGGTCATTTCCATGATCGCGCTGGTGCTGCTGATCGGCATCGTCAAGAAGAACGCGATCATGATGATCGACTTCGCCCTGGTGGCGCAGCGCGAGCACGGCCTGGCCCCGCGCGAAGCAGCGCGCGAGGCCAGCATCGTGCGCTTCCGTCCGATCATGATGACCACGATGGTGGCGATCCTGGCGGCGGTGCCGCTGGCGATCGGCCTGGGTGAAGGCTCCGAGCTGCGTCGCCCGCTGGGCATCGCGATGATCGGCGGCCTGCTGTTCTCGCAGAGCCTGACCCTGCTGAGCACCCCGGCGCTGTACGTGATCTTCTCGTGCCTGGCCGAACGCTGGCGGGCGCGCCGCGCGCGCAAGCGCGAAGCGAAGCTGCTCAAGCGCGCACAGCGCGCGTGA
- a CDS encoding efflux RND transporter periplasmic adaptor subunit, translating into MSRVWKIVLLVVAVLVLAVVGVRVLGGGKDKAGGQAAAARQGGEDPDAGPVPVTVVEATHQDVPVYASALGTVTAMNTVTVSPQVGGQLMSINFREGQEVKQGDLLAQIDPRSAQASYDQAVAAKRQNEALLATARSNYQRSNAPEYRQFVAKTDLDTQRNQVAQYESAVAANEASARAAQVQLQYTRITAPISGIAGIRAVDAGNVVSAGTALVTLTQIHPIHVLFNLPERQLGDVRQAQSAGKVPVAALDRADSHVLSGDGTLDVVDNLISADSGTFKARAIFDNTDNGLWPGQFVNVRMQLRTIGGGVVIPTQAVLRGPDGEYVYIVQGDNTVKMQTVRSGVEVGDSQVQIAEGLKGGERVVSEGQFRLKPGSKVTALKPGETPAAPTEAELKAAEQKSGGGGRRGGGPR; encoded by the coding sequence ATGTCACGTGTTTGGAAGATCGTGCTGCTGGTCGTTGCAGTGCTGGTACTGGCGGTGGTGGGCGTACGCGTCCTCGGTGGCGGCAAGGACAAGGCCGGTGGCCAGGCCGCAGCCGCGCGCCAGGGCGGTGAGGATCCCGATGCCGGCCCGGTGCCGGTGACCGTGGTCGAGGCCACGCACCAGGACGTGCCGGTATATGCCAGTGCGCTCGGCACGGTCACCGCGATGAACACGGTGACGGTCAGCCCGCAGGTCGGCGGCCAGCTGATGAGCATCAATTTCCGCGAGGGCCAGGAAGTGAAGCAGGGGGACCTGCTGGCACAGATCGACCCGCGCAGCGCCCAGGCCAGCTACGACCAGGCCGTGGCGGCCAAGCGCCAGAACGAGGCGCTGCTGGCCACCGCCCGCTCCAACTACCAACGCTCCAACGCGCCGGAGTACCGCCAGTTCGTCGCCAAGACCGATCTGGATACACAGCGAAACCAGGTGGCACAGTACGAAAGCGCCGTGGCAGCCAACGAAGCCAGCGCGCGCGCCGCACAGGTGCAGCTGCAGTACACCCGCATCACCGCGCCCATCTCGGGCATCGCCGGTATCCGCGCGGTCGACGCCGGCAACGTGGTCAGTGCCGGCACCGCGCTGGTCACGCTGACCCAGATCCACCCGATCCACGTGCTGTTCAACCTGCCCGAACGCCAGCTCGGCGACGTGCGCCAGGCGCAGTCCGCCGGCAAGGTGCCGGTGGCGGCGCTGGACCGCGCCGATTCGCACGTGCTGTCCGGTGACGGCACCCTGGACGTGGTCGACAACCTGATCAGCGCCGACAGCGGCACGTTCAAGGCGCGGGCGATCTTCGACAACACCGACAACGGCCTGTGGCCGGGCCAGTTCGTCAATGTGCGCATGCAGCTGCGCACGATCGGCGGCGGCGTGGTCATCCCCACCCAGGCGGTGCTGCGTGGCCCGGACGGCGAGTACGTCTATATCGTGCAGGGCGACAACACGGTGAAGATGCAGACCGTGCGCAGCGGCGTGGAAGTGGGCGACAGCCAGGTGCAGATCGCCGAGGGCCTGAAAGGCGGCGAGCGTGTGGTCAGCGAAGGGCAGTTCCGCCTGAAGCCGGGCAGCAAGGTCACCGCGCTGAAGCCGGGTGAAACCCCGGCGGCACCGACCGAGGCCGAACTGAAGGCCGCAGAACAGAAGAGTGGCGGCGGTGGCCGTCGTGGTGGTGGCCCGCGCTGA